A genomic region of Podarcis raffonei isolate rPodRaf1 chromosome 13, rPodRaf1.pri, whole genome shotgun sequence contains the following coding sequences:
- the HIGD1B gene encoding HIG1 domain family member 1B, with protein MSTDKDSWIPEHETTVSAKLFQKARNSPLVPAGMMGFVVVAAYGIYRLKARGNMKMSVHLIHTRVAAQACVVGAITLGAVYSMYKDHFPKQK; from the exons ATGTCAACTGACAAGGACAGCTGGATTCCAGAGCATGAAACCACGGTTAGTGCCAAACTCTTTCAAAAGGCACGGAACAGCCCTCTGGTGCCAGCTG GCATGATGGGGTTTGTGGTTGTGGCAGCCTACGGAATTTACCGGCTGAAGGCAAGGGGGAATATGAAGATGTCTGTCCACCTGATTCACACTCGGGTAGCTGCCCAGGCCTGTGTGGTTGGAGCCATAACACTTG GCGCTGTCTACAGCATGTACAAAGACCACTTCCCCAAACAAAAATAG